The following DNA comes from Amycolatopsis solani.
TCACCTCGACGCAGCTGCCGCCGTTGGGCTCGCTCGCGAACGACTTCTCCCAAGCGGCCTCTTCGAACAGGGACACGGCCGTGTTCGGATCGTAATCCGCGAACGACGGATAATCCGCCATGGGTCGTACCTCCGACGATTGATGGGGGGTGCGGCCGCGACCTGGTCGAAAGCACCCGTACCCGGCTACTCAGTGTCTCAATGGCCTAGACCGCAGGGCCAAGCGGGTGATCAACTAGCTTCGGCCTCGACATGAAGATTATTCCAGGAGTAGGATTAATCGCATCGGCCGGGGCGCCGGCGTCGGTGAACGACTGCTTGCGCGCGGCGGGCGGTCCCCGAGCGACGCCGAAGCGGCCGAAACCGAAGAACCAAGCCACCGCAGGAACCTCATGGGGGAGGATCAGCGTGATCGTCGAGGACAGCGCGCCACCGGGCGTGCTCGTCGCAGGCCGGCTCGCCAGGGGCACCACGGGCGAGGCCCGCCGGGTGGTCCACGTCTTCGGCCTGGACGCCGCCGCGACCGACACCGAGCTGGTCCGAACCAGATGCGGGGAAGCGCTTTCCCGTCAAGACGTCGAATGGCTGGTCCCCGGGGCCGGCATGCCGTGTGAACCCTGTCTCGGACTGACCGGCGGCGAGCCCGCCCGGGCACCGCGACGAGAGCTGGGGGTGTAGACGATGGCCGTCCGAATGAACTCGCTCTTCCGCCGCGAGGACGAAGAGCACCGCGGCCGCCGAGGGATCGGCGACGAACTGCGGAACCGCTTCGGCTTCAGCCTGATCCAGGCACCACTGCGCAAGACCACCCCGTGGGCGACCGACCAGGACCTCCCGCGGCAGCGCTACTCCGACGGCGTCCGCACCACGCGGCCGCTGGAGGCGTCGATCGACCTGACGCCGCTGCTGCGCGGCCGCATCGGTTCCCGCGCCTGAACAACCCACCACGAAAAAGAGCCCCGGTTCCCTGATGGGACCGGGGCTCTCGCGCGTGCGGGCTACGGTTTCCGCAGCAGCAACCGGCCTTGCCGGAAGGGGCGCTCGTCCGCGGTGTGCTCCCGCCGCAGCCGACCCACCTCGACGAGCCCCGCCGCCGCACCGAGCGCGGCCAGGTCGGCCGGCGGCCAGCGGTACGCCGTCGTGACCTTGTGGTCGAACGTCGTCACGACGTCCCCGTCGGCTTCGAACCAGCCCAGCAGCAGGACACCGCCCGGCGCCAGCGTGCGGGCGAACTCGGCGAAGTAGCCCGGCAGTTCGGCCGGCGGCGTGTGGATCACCGAGTACCACGACAGGATCCCGGCGAGCGAGCTGTCGGCGATGTCCAGCGCCGCCATCGACCCCACCGTGAAGCGCAGGTCCGGGTGGGCGGCACGGGCCAGCTCGACCATGACCGGGGACAGGTCGACGCCGGACGCGTCGAGGCCCAGCGAACGCAGGTGCGCCGTGAGGTGGCCCGGTCCGCAGCCCAGGTCGGCGACCGGGCCGCGGCCGCGCGCGTAGTCCGCGAACGCCGTCCAGGCCGCGCGGTCCAGCGGGTCGCCGTCCCAGATCGGGCCGACGAACTCCGCGTACTGGACCGCGACGGCGTCGTAGGGCGTCGCCGTCACGGTTTGCGACCGAGGCCGCAGAGGTGGCCGACGAACGACGGGTCGTTCGCGAGCTTCTTGGTGGCCCGGGACTCGATCTCCTCCGGGTGCCACTCCGGGAGGAAGACGATGCCCGGCTCGACCAGTTCGAGGCCGTCGAAGAACGACGTGAACTCTTCGCGCGAGCGCAGGTGCAGCGGCGTGCTCGACCGGTTGTACTGCTTCATGATCGACTCGCGGCTCTCGGAGTCGGCCATCGCGTCCAGGCCGTCGCTCGTCAGGTGCGAGGACAGGAAGTACGACCCCGATGGCAGCAGCGACTGGTACTTCTTGATGGTCTGGGCCACCGGCTCGTCCGGGCCGAGGAAGTACAGGACGCCGACGATGATCAGGCCGATCGGGCGGTTCGGGTCGAGGACGCCGGTGTCGAGCGCGCGCTTCCAGATGTCGGCCGGGTCGCGCAGGTCGCCCTGCAGCACCGCGTGCCGGTCCGCCACGCCTTCCTTCTCCAGCAGGACCTGCGAGTGCGCCACCGCGACCGGCTCGTTGTCGACGTAGACGCACCGCGCGTTCGGGTTGACCTCGGCCGCGACCTCGTGGACGTTGCCGACCGTCGGGACGCCGGAGCCGAGGTCGAGGAACTGGTCGATGCCGTTGCGCGCCAGGTACCGGACGCCGCGGCCGAGGAAGTCGCGGCCGGCGCGGGCGACGGTCTTGATCATCGGGAACGTCTTGACGGCCTGCTCGCCGAACTGCCGGTCGATGGCCCAGTTGGCGGTGCCGCCGAGGAACCAGTCGTAGATGCGGGCCGCGTTCGGCCGCTCGAGGTCGACGCCTTCGGGGGCCTCGGGATCCTGCGTCGTCATGCGAACCGTCCTTCACGCTTGCGGCCGACACCGCCGACCACGCTCGCGAGGGGGACCGTGGCGGCGCCGGGCTCGGGGCGCCACTCTCCCACAGGCACGATCCCGGGCTCGACGACGTCGAAGTTACCGAAGAACGCGGCGATCTCGTCGAGGGACCGGGAAACCGCGGGCGAACTCGACCGTTCGGACAGCTTCACGAGCCGCCGGATCTGCGCCAGCTCGTCCCCTTCCACGCCGGATTCGGTCGCGTGCGAGAGCACGTACGCCGACCCGGGCGCCAGCAGCGTCCGGTAGTCGCGGATGGCTTCGCGGACGCCGGTGACGTCCGGGAGGAAGTGCAGCACCGCCACGCTCAGCAGGCACATCGGCTGGTCGGGGTCGAGCACGCCGGTCGCCAGCGCGGCTTCCCACACCTCTTCGGCGTCGCGCAGGTCGGCGTGCAGCACGGCGTGGCGGTCGGGGTCGCCGGTCTCCTCCAGCAGAATTCGCGCGTGCGCCACGGCGACGGGCTCGTTGTCGACGTAGACGCACCGGCTGTCGTCGGCGTGGTCGTCGGCCACCTCGTGCACGTTGCCCGCCGTCGGAATGCCGGAGCCGAGGTCGAGGAACTGCGTGATGCCTTCGGCCAGGCAGTAGCGGACGGCGCGGCCGAGGAAGTCGCGGTTGCTCCGCGCGAGAGTTTTGGCCAGCGGGAACGCCTGCACCGCCTGCTCGCCTACTGCCGGTCGATCGCCCAGTTCGCGGTGCCGCCGAGTGCCCAGTCGTAGATCCTCGCGATGTTCGGCCGGTCGAGGTCGACCGCGTCGGGGAGGAAGTCGGGGTCCACGATGTCCACTTCCGGTGGATTCCAGCGCAACAGGAGGACTCTACCGAAAGTTGTTCACCGGCCGGGATAGCTGACGGGACCGTTCGCCCTATTGGATCTGCTGCATCTGGGCGCGGTAACCCTCCGCGAGCTCCTTGAGGAACTGCCGGGTCTCCTGCCGCTCCAGCGCCGCGCCCCGCAGCCGGTCCCACGAGTCGACGAAGATGTTGAAGTCCTTGACGTCGTCGAGGTACAGACCACCGGCGGAGTGCTCGATGTAGACGAAGTCCCGGGTGCGGTCCGGGAAGCGCATGATCGTGAAGTCGTTGGGCACCGCGGCCAGCCGCGCGCCGAAGGGCAGCACGTGCACGTACACCCGCGGGTGCCGCTCCAGCGAGAGCAGGTGCTCGACCTGGTCCAGCATCACCGCGGGCGCATACCCGCCGGGAGCTCGGCGCAGCGCGCCCTCGCTGATGATGAACCGGTAGTACGGCGGCTGCTGCTGTTCGAACACGGCCTTGCGGTCGAGGCGGTTGCGCACCAGAGACGTCACGTCGGTGGCGCCGGCCTCGGTGAACTGCTTGAGCATGTAGTGCTCGGACTGCAGCGGGCCGGGGATGCGCTCGCCGTGCCAGGTGAGGATCTCCGCGGCCGCGGGCTCCAGGTCGGTGAAGGTGCGGAACCAGTGCGGCACCACCGAGCGGTAGCCGGACCAGTGGCCGCGCTGCCCGGCGGCGGCGCGCGCCAGGTTCATCAGCGTGTCGGCCTCTTCGCCGTTGATCCCGAACGCGTTCAGCATGGATCGCACATCCCCGAGTTTCACCCCGACGGCACCGGACTCGATCTTGTTGACCTTGCCCTGGGTGCAGCCGAGGACCTCGGCGACCTGCTGCTGTGTCATCCGCGCCGCGGTGCGGGCATGCCGGAGCTCGTTCCCGAGCTGCTTCCGGCGCGAGGTGACGGTGCTGGCCATCGCCCTGCTCTCCCGGACCACTACCAAGCGACGGCGGCCTCCCGGTCGCCGTCGCGCGCGAACTATCGAACCCACCCAGGTTAGTGCTTCACCTTGCGGATCTCGATGATGACATCGCGCAGCGTTCCAGGAAACGTCGCGGAATGCCAGTCACCTGCGCAATCACTCGCCTGGACCAGTGAAATTCCTAATTATTCGGCCAACCGGCGGAGCGGGGCCTGCGGCATAGTGGGCGCCGTGACCGATCGTTCGCCCTCCGCCGCCGCCGTCACCCGCCTGGCCGACGAAGTCCACGGCTACGTCCAGCCGGACGGCTCCTGGTACATCAACAACTGCGGGTTCGTCGACGCCGGCGACCACACCGTCCTCATCGACACCTGCTCGACCGAGCGCCGCACGCGCGCGCTGCTCGCCGCCGTCGAAGCCACCACCGGCAGCCCGGTGACGACGCTGGTCAACACCCACCACCACGGCGACCACACCAACGGCAACTACCTCGTCGCGACCGCGACCGTGGTCGGCCACCGCAAGACCCGCGAGCTGCTGGTCGCCGAAGGCATCCAGACGTTCGACGGCGTCTTCGTCGGCAGCGATTGGGGCGAGCTGCGCTCGCGGCCGCCGGAGGTCGTGTTCGACGACCGGCTGACCGTGCACGCCGGCGACACCACCCTCGAGCTGATCCACCCCGGCCACGCCGCCCACACGACCAACGACGTCCTGGTCTGGCTGCCGGAGCAGCGCGTGCTCTACGCCGGTGACCTGGTGTTCAACGGCGGCAGCCCGTTCGCGCTGATGGGCTCGGTGGCGGGCTGGCGCCAGGCGCTGGACGTGATCCGGGAACTCCAGCCGGAGGTGATCCTGCCCGGCCACGGGCCGGCGTGCGGGCTCGACGTCGTCGACACCGTGGACGCCTACTTGAAGTTCGTCCAGGAGACGGCCGAGCGCGGCAAGGCGGCCGGGCTGACCCCGCTCGAAGTGGCGAAGGACACCGATCTCGGCGACTTCGCGGTGCTGAGCGAGCAGGAGCGGCTGCCGGGCAACCTGCACCGCGCGTACGCCGAGCTGGACGGCGCCGAGTGGGGCGCGCAGATCGATCTGGCGGCGGCGGTCATGGACATGGTGGCGATCAACCGGGGCCCGATCCGCTGCTTCTCGTGAACTGCGTGAGCCGTAGCTCCGTACCTCCCATGAGGCGTCGATCGGACTAGGGTCTGAATCGAGAGAGTCTTCGAGAGGATTCGGATGAGCAAGAAGGCGAGCATCGGGGTCACCGGCCTGGCGGTCATGGGCCGCAACCTGGCCCGCAACCTGGCCCGGCACGGGCACACGGTGGCCCTGCACAACCGGTCCGAGGAGCGGACCCGCGCACTGGTGGAGCAGTTCGGCGACGAAGGCGACTTCATCCCGGCGTACTCCGCGCAGCAGTTCGTCGACGCGCTGGAGCGGCCGCGCCAGGTCGTGATCATGGTCAAGGCGGGCGGTCCGACGGACGCCGTCATCGAGGAGTTCGCGCCGCTGCTCGAAGAGGGCGACGTGATCATCGACGCCGGCAACGCGCACTTCGCCGACACGCGCCGCCGTGAGAAGGCCCTGCGCGAGCGCGGGCTGCACTTCGTCGGCAGCGGCGTCTCCGGCGGCGAGGAGGGCGCGCTGCACGGGCCGAGCATCATGCCCGGCGGCTCGAAGGAGTCGTACGAGTCGCTCGGCCCGCTGTTCGAGGACATCTCGGCCAAGGTCGACGGCCAGCCGTGCTGCACGCACATCGGCGCGGACGGCGCCGGCCACTTCGTCAAGATGGTGCACAACGGCATCGAGTACGCCGACATGCAGCTGATCGCGGAGTCGTTCGACCTGCTGCGCCACGCGGGTGGCTACTCCCCCGCCGAGATCGCCGACGTGTTCCGGACCTGGAACACCGGGCGGCTCGACTCCTACCTGATCGAGATCACCGCCGAGGTGCTCGCGCACGTCGACAAGGCGACCGGCAAGCCGTTCGTCGACGTCGTCGAGGACGCCGCCGAGCAGAAGGGCACCGGCCGCTGGACCGTGCAGATCGGCCTCGACCTCGGGGTCCCGATCTCGGGCATCGCCGAAGCCGTCTTCGCGCGTTCGCTGTCCGGCTCGAAGCCGCTGCGCGCGGCGGCCCGCGGCCTCGGCGGCCCGTCGGCGACGCCGCTGTCAGGTTCCTCGCTCGAGCGCTTCGCGGACGACGTCGAGCAGGCGCTCTACGCGTCGAAGGTGGTCGCGTACGCCCAGGGCTTCAACCAGATCCAGGCCGGCGCGACCGAGTACGGCTGGGACATCGACCTCGGCAAGGTCGCCTCGATCTGGCGCGGCGGCTGCATCATCCGCGCGAAGTTCCTCAACGACATCACCTCGGCCTACGCCGAAGAGCCGGAACTGCCGACGCTGCTCACCTCGGGCGGCTTCCGCAAGGCGGTCGAGGACGCGCAAGACTCGTGGCGTTCGGTGATCTCCACGGCGGTCCAGCTCGGCATCCCGACGCCGGGCTTCTCGACGGCGCTGGCGTACTACGACGGCCTCCGCGCCGACCGCCTCCCGGCCGCTCTGGTCCAGGGCCAGCGCGACTTCTTCGGGGCCCACACCTACCGCCGCGTGGACCGCGAAGGCTCGTTCCACACGGCCTGGGCCGCCGAGGGCCGCCCGGAGTCCGAGGCCTGATCCGGTGCTGCTCTGATCGGGAAGACCCCCTGGTCCATCCCGATCAGAGCAGCGTCACCAGCACCAGCGCGAGGAGCGCGGCCGCCAGCAGGGCTCTCACTGCCCGCGGGCGGCGAGGATCTCCGCCAGCACTTCCTGGATCTTGGCCTCGGCCTTGTCCTTCTTGACGCCGAGGCCGTCGAGCACCTCGAACCCGGCGCCCTCACGCTGTTCCAGCAGCGCCAGGAGCAGGTGCTCGGTGCCGATGTAGTTGTGCCCGAGCCGCAGCCCCTCGCGCATGGTCAGCTCCAGCGCCTTCTTGGCGCCCGCGGAGAACGGCACCACGTTCGGAACCGGGTCCACTGCTTCGGGCAGCCGCGCCTCGGCGGCCTCGCGGACGGCGTCGAGCTGCACCCCCTGGGCCAGGATCGCCCCGGCGGCCAGCGCCGCCGGCTCGGTGAGCAGGCCCAGCACGAGGTGCATGGTGCCGATCTCCGGGCTGGCGTGGTCCACGGCCGACTTCTGGGCCTCGACGATCACGTGCCGCGCCCGGTCGGTGTAGCGGCCGTAGACGCGTTCGATCGCGCCGGAGGGGTCGCCGGCGGGGTCGACCTTGGGCACGAACCGCTTCTGGGCGGCCTGTTTGGTGACGCCCATGCTCTTGCCGATCTCGGTCCACGACGCCCCGGAGCGCCGGGCCTGGTCCACGAAGTGGCCGATCAGGTGGTCGGCCACTTCGCCGAGGTGTTCGCCCACGTAGACGGCGTCGGACAGCTGGGCGAGGGCGTCCTTGTCGTTGTTGCTCTTGATCGCGCTGATGAGGTCGTCGAGTTTGACGTTGGCAGGAAGGTCCATGCCGTCAACTGTAGGTTGACGATCTTCTGTCGTCAACCACGGGTTGACGCTAGATGTCCCTTCAGGTTGAAGTCGCTCGCCTCGAGGTCCGCGTACCGCGGGTGCGGATCGGCGGTGAACAGGCGTCGCGCGGCGATGTGGTCGGCCGGCCGGTTCACCGACTCGACGGCGATGAGGACGCCGTCGCGGAAGGACAGCACCGAGAACTTGCCCGCGTCGCGGTCGCCGGCGACCACCGTGCGGTCGGCGTCGGCGAGGATGCCCGCGATCTGCAGCTTCGCGCCCGCCTGGTCGGTCCAGAACCACGGCAGGCTGGCGTACGGCTCGGGCGTCCCGGTGATCGCCGCGGCCACGCTCCTGGCCTGGTCGACGGCGTTCTGCACGGACTCCAGCCGGGTGGCCGCGCCCGCCTGCACGCACGGGAAGTTGGCGCAGTCGCCGATGGCGAAGATCTTCTCGTCGGCGGTCCGCAGGTGCGCGTCGACGACGACGCCGTTGGCCACCGGCAGCCCGGCGGCGGAGGCGAGCGACGTCTCCGGCACGACGCCGACGGCGACCACGACCAGGTCGGCGGGCAGCCGGGTGCCGTCGGACAGCTCGACCTCGCGCACCCGCGAGTCGCCGTGCAGCGCCGAAACCCCTTGGCCGAGCAGCACCGTGTGCCCGGCTTCGCGGTGCAGCGCGGCGAAGTAGGCGGAGATCTCCGGCGTCGCGACCCGGTTGAGCAGCCGGTCCTGCGCCTCGACGATCGTCACCGGGCGCCCGGCGTGCGAAGCGAACTCGAGCCCGATGAAGCCACCACCGACCACGACGACGTCCGAGGCGGCGGCGAGGGATTCGCGGAGCCGGTCGGCGTCGTCGCGGGTGCGCAGGGCGAGCACGCCCGGCAGGTCCGCGCCCGGCACGGGCAGTTCGCGGTTGCGGGCGCCGGTGGCCAGGACGAGGTGGTCGTAGGCCAGCTCACGGCCGTCTTCCAGCCGGACCAGGGCGTCCGGGCGATCGATCGCGGCGACCCGCCCGGCGACCAGCTCGATGCCCTTCTCGGCGAAGAAGTCCTCACCACGGAGGTGCAGCTGCTCGAGCCCGGCGGTCCCGGCGAGGTAGGCCTTCGACAACGGCGGCCGCTGGTACGGCACGCCCGGCTCGTCC
Coding sequences within:
- the gndA gene encoding NADP-dependent phosphogluconate dehydrogenase, which gives rise to MSKKASIGVTGLAVMGRNLARNLARHGHTVALHNRSEERTRALVEQFGDEGDFIPAYSAQQFVDALERPRQVVIMVKAGGPTDAVIEEFAPLLEEGDVIIDAGNAHFADTRRREKALRERGLHFVGSGVSGGEEGALHGPSIMPGGSKESYESLGPLFEDISAKVDGQPCCTHIGADGAGHFVKMVHNGIEYADMQLIAESFDLLRHAGGYSPAEIADVFRTWNTGRLDSYLIEITAEVLAHVDKATGKPFVDVVEDAAEQKGTGRWTVQIGLDLGVPISGIAEAVFARSLSGSKPLRAAARGLGGPSATPLSGSSLERFADDVEQALYASKVVAYAQGFNQIQAGATEYGWDIDLGKVASIWRGGCIIRAKFLNDITSAYAEEPELPTLLTSGGFRKAVEDAQDSWRSVISTAVQLGIPTPGFSTALAYYDGLRADRLPAALVQGQRDFFGAHTYRRVDREGSFHTAWAAEGRPESEA
- a CDS encoding helix-turn-helix domain-containing protein, with product MASTVTSRRKQLGNELRHARTAARMTQQQVAEVLGCTQGKVNKIESGAVGVKLGDVRSMLNAFGINGEEADTLMNLARAAAGQRGHWSGYRSVVPHWFRTFTDLEPAAAEILTWHGERIPGPLQSEHYMLKQFTEAGATDVTSLVRNRLDRKAVFEQQQPPYYRFIISEGALRRAPGGYAPAVMLDQVEHLLSLERHPRVYVHVLPFGARLAAVPNDFTIMRFPDRTRDFVYIEHSAGGLYLDDVKDFNIFVDSWDRLRGAALERQETRQFLKELAEGYRAQMQQIQ
- a CDS encoding Clp protease N-terminal domain-containing protein encodes the protein MDLPANVKLDDLISAIKSNNDKDALAQLSDAVYVGEHLGEVADHLIGHFVDQARRSGASWTEIGKSMGVTKQAAQKRFVPKVDPAGDPSGAIERVYGRYTDRARHVIVEAQKSAVDHASPEIGTMHLVLGLLTEPAALAAGAILAQGVQLDAVREAAEARLPEAVDPVPNVVPFSAGAKKALELTMREGLRLGHNYIGTEHLLLALLEQREGAGFEVLDGLGVKKDKAEAKIQEVLAEILAARGQ
- a CDS encoding NAD(P)/FAD-dependent oxidoreductase, giving the protein MGAQNTVLVVGSGQSGFQAVASLRDKGFDGRVVLIGDEPGVPYQRPPLSKAYLAGTAGLEQLHLRGEDFFAEKGIELVAGRVAAIDRPDALVRLEDGRELAYDHLVLATGARNRELPVPGADLPGVLALRTRDDADRLRESLAAASDVVVVGGGFIGLEFASHAGRPVTIVEAQDRLLNRVATPEISAYFAALHREAGHTVLLGQGVSALHGDSRVREVELSDGTRLPADLVVVAVGVVPETSLASAAGLPVANGVVVDAHLRTADEKIFAIGDCANFPCVQAGAATRLESVQNAVDQARSVAAAITGTPEPYASLPWFWTDQAGAKLQIAGILADADRTVVAGDRDAGKFSVLSFRDGVLIAVESVNRPADHIAARRLFTADPHPRYADLEASDFNLKGHLASTRG
- a CDS encoding SAM-dependent methyltransferase — translated: MTTQDPEAPEGVDLERPNAARIYDWFLGGTANWAIDRQFGEQAVKTFPMIKTVARAGRDFLGRGVRYLARNGIDQFLDLGSGVPTVGNVHEVAAEVNPNARCVYVDNEPVAVAHSQVLLEKEGVADRHAVLQGDLRDPADIWKRALDTGVLDPNRPIGLIIVGVLYFLGPDEPVAQTIKKYQSLLPSGSYFLSSHLTSDGLDAMADSESRESIMKQYNRSSTPLHLRSREEFTSFFDGLELVEPGIVFLPEWHPEEIESRATKKLANDPSFVGHLCGLGRKP
- a CDS encoding class I SAM-dependent methyltransferase codes for the protein MTATPYDAVAVQYAEFVGPIWDGDPLDRAAWTAFADYARGRGPVADLGCGPGHLTAHLRSLGLDASGVDLSPVMVELARAAHPDLRFTVGSMAALDIADSSLAGILSWYSVIHTPPAELPGYFAEFARTLAPGGVLLLGWFEADGDVVTTFDHKVTTAYRWPPADLAALGAAAGLVEVGRLRREHTADERPFRQGRLLLRKP
- a CDS encoding MBL fold metallo-hydrolase; the encoded protein is MTDRSPSAAAVTRLADEVHGYVQPDGSWYINNCGFVDAGDHTVLIDTCSTERRTRALLAAVEATTGSPVTTLVNTHHHGDHTNGNYLVATATVVGHRKTRELLVAEGIQTFDGVFVGSDWGELRSRPPEVVFDDRLTVHAGDTTLELIHPGHAAHTTNDVLVWLPEQRVLYAGDLVFNGGSPFALMGSVAGWRQALDVIRELQPEVILPGHGPACGLDVVDTVDAYLKFVQETAERGKAAGLTPLEVAKDTDLGDFAVLSEQERLPGNLHRAYAELDGAEWGAQIDLAAAVMDMVAINRGPIRCFS